In Pyrus communis chromosome 1, drPyrComm1.1, whole genome shotgun sequence, the following are encoded in one genomic region:
- the LOC137748646 gene encoding abscisic acid 8'-hydroxylase CYP707A1-like, protein MDAILTYVLILLFTLLSFVIFMKRDKRGGQVPQKGAQLPPGSLGWPYIGETLQLYSQNPNTFFSSKQKRYGEIFKTHILGCPSVMLASPEAAKFVLVTRAHLFKPTYPKSKERLIGPSALFFHQGDYHMRMRKLVQGSLSLDIIRNLVPHIEGLAVSATDSWATGQVIDTFHHMKKLSFEVGILAILGNLEAHYKEELKKNYTIVDKGYNSFPTNFPGTPYKKALLARKRLRVILGDIICDRKEKRLLEQDLLGCMLNPKDEKVEVITDDQIADNILGVLFAAQDTTASVMTWIVKYLHDDPKLLEAVKAEQKIIREANEEGQHPLSWAQTRNMPVSHKVILESLRMATIISFAFREAVVDVEYKGYLIPKGWKVMPLFRNIHHNPEYFADPLKFDLSRFEVAPKPNTFMPFGSGVHACPGNELAKLEMLVMMHHLVTKLKWEVVGSQSEIQYSPFPVPLHGLPTKFWKQSA, encoded by the exons ATGGATGCAATTTTGACCTACGTTTTGATCTTGCTCTTCACCCTTCTGtcatttgtaatttttatgAAAAGGGACAAGAGAGGAGGACAAGTACCCCAGAAAGGGGCTCAGCTCCCTCCAGGTTCATTAGGTTGGCCTTATATAGGAGAGACCCTCCAGCTCTATTCTCAAAACCCAAACACCTTCTTTTCTTCCAAACAGAAAAG GTACGGAGAGATTTTCAAAACGCATATCCTGGGATGTCCAAGTGTCATGCTGGCAAGCCCCGAGGCCGCAAAGTTTGTATTGGTGACTCGAGCTCACTTGTTCAAGCCCACGTATCCCAAAAGCAAAGAGCGTTTGATTGGTCCGTCAGCGCTGTTTTTTCACCAAGGAGATTACCATATGCGGATGAGGAAATTAGTTCAAGGATCTCTCTCCCTTGACATTATTCGAAATTTGGTGCCTCATATTGAAGGCTTAGCTGTTTCTGCCACAGATTCCTGGGCCACTGGCCAAGTCATCGACACCTTCCATCATATGAAGAAG TTATCTTTCGAGGTTGGTATACTTGCAATTCTTGGCAATTTGGAGGCACATTACAAAGAAGAGCTCAAAAAGAATTACACCATTGTGGACAAAGGCTACAATTCATTCCCCACAAACTTTCCGGGCACACCATACAAAAAGGCTTTATtg GCAAGGAAGAGGCTAAGAGTGATTTTGGGTGACATTATATGTGATAGGAAGGAGAAGAGATTACTCGAACAAGATCTATTAGGTTGCATGTTGAACCCAAAAGATGAAAaggttgaagtcataactgatGACCAAATTGCTGACAACATTTTGGGTGTGCTTTTTGCTGCTCAAGACACCACAGCTAGTGTAATGACCTGGATTGTCAAGTACCTCCACGATGACCCTAAGCTTCTAGAGGCTGTAAAG GCTGAGCAGAAGATAATTCGTGAAGCAAATGAAGAAGGCCAGCACCCATTGAGCTGGGCACAGACTAGAAACATGCCAGTTAGTCACAAG gTTATTTTAGAGAGTTTGAGAATGGCAACTATTATATCTTTTGCCTTTAGAGAGGCTGTCGTTGATGTGGAATACAAAG GGTACTTGATTCCAAAAGGTTGGAAAGTGATGCCTTTGTTCAGGAACATTCATCACAATCCTGAATATTTTGCCGACCCTCTGAAATTCGATCTTTCTAGATTCGAG GTGGCACCAAAGCCAAATACATTTATGCCATTTGGAAGTGGAGTGCATGCTTGCCCCGGAAACGAGcttgcaaagctggaaatgctgGTTATGATGCACCATTTGGTCACCAAGTTGAAGTGGGAAGTAGTGGGATCCCAAAGTGAGATTCAATATAGCCCCTTCCCTGTGCCTCTGCATGGACTCCCAACCAAATTTTGGAAACAATCTGCCTGA